TCAATACAGGTACAGATATTATTTATGGTGTTCGAAATAATCGTGATACCGATACTTGGTTCAAACGTAATACGGCACAATTCTTTTATCGAAGTCTTAACTTTTTAGGCGTTGAGTTGGTTCCCAATCATGCTGATTTTAGATTAATGTCAAAACGGGCGATTATGACATTTTTACAATATCATGAACGTAATATGTTTATTAGAGGTGTTATTCCAATGCTAGGTTTTAGGACTGAGAAAGTCTACTATAAACGAGCACCGCGCATGGCTGGAGAGTCGAAGTATCCATTGAAAAAAATGTTGGCTTTTGCATGGGATGGGGTAACTTCATTTACGATTGCACCCGTTCGATTAATTCTGGCGATTGGTTTAGCAGCAGGATTATTAGGTGTATTCATGTTAATTTATACGTTCACGGTTAAGTGGCTAGGATTAGCCGTGCATGGTTGGTCATCATTGATGATTTCGATTTGGATTCTAGGGGGGCTACAGATGGTTAGTTTAGGTATTATTGGTGAGTATATAGGAAAGCTAACTGCTGAAGCCAAGCACCGACCGCGGTACACGATTGAAATGGTCCTAAAATGATACAACGAACGTTAATAACACGATTATTTATGTTGATTTTATGGATCAGCCTATTAATTGGTATCATTTCAAATATTATTGAACCGCTAAATCTTAGTCTTAGTTTGATAGTTATGGCCGTCGTTATTTTAGGCTTAACAGGACTACCGTGGTTGAATCGGTGTGTGAATCACTTAACCAATCGGCAGATGAAATTTTTAATCTGGATTGGTTTTGTTGTTATTGTTATTATTCAAGTCTTGCGGTTACAGTTTTTTCCAGTAACAATTTATCATGATCCATTCCGTTTGTTAGCGCAAGCTGAAGT
This region of Lactobacillus sp. CBA3605 genomic DNA includes:
- a CDS encoding glycosyltransferase family 2 protein; protein product: MNKLAIVVPAFNEAAVFPVSVKRLIRVLDDLTKQQQIAPDSELVFVDDGSSDQTWELVTAQHTKDSRVKGIKFSRNFGHQNALIAGMTTVVKTADMVVTIDADLQDDPNVIAEMVTKFNTGTDIIYGVRNNRDTDTWFKRNTAQFFYRSLNFLGVELVPNHADFRLMSKRAIMTFLQYHERNMFIRGVIPMLGFRTEKVYYKRAPRMAGESKYPLKKMLAFAWDGVTSFTIAPVRLILAIGLAAGLLGVFMLIYTFTVKWLGLAVHGWSSLMISIWILGGLQMVSLGIIGEYIGKLTAEAKHRPRYTIEMVLK